Proteins encoded within one genomic window of Macaca fascicularis isolate 582-1 chromosome 16, T2T-MFA8v1.1:
- the ENDOV gene encoding endonuclease V isoform X6 → MAQEAAEWPPEETLSLWKREQARLKARVVDRDTEAWQRDPAFSGLRRVGGVDVSFVKGDSVRACASLVVLSYPELEVVYEESRMVSLTAPYVSGFLAFREVPFLLELVQQLREKEPGLMPQVLLVDGNGVLHHRGFGVACHLGVLTDLPCVGVAKKLLQVDGLENNALHKEKIRLLQTRGDSFPLLGDSGTVLGMALRSHDRSTRPLYISVGHKMSLEAAVRLTCCCCRFRIPEPVRQADICSREHIRKSLGLPRPPTPRSPTQRPVACPRGDSGESSGEVPSPQRQADRTAPGGRRSTAQCQVG, encoded by the exons ATGGCCCAGGAGGCGGCGGAATGGCCGCCGGAGGAAACGCTGTCACTGTGGAAACG GGAGCAAGCTCGGCTGAAGGCCCGCGTCGTAGACAGGGACACCGAGGCGTGGCAGCGAGACCCCGCCTTCTCGGGTCTGCGGAGGGTCGGGGGCGTTGACGTGTCCTTCGTGAAAGGGGACAGTGTCCGCGCTTGTGCCTCCCTGGTGGTGCTCAGCTACCCTGAGCTCGAG GTGGTGTACGAGGAGAGCCGCATGGTCAGCCTCACAGCCCCCTACGTGTCGGGCTTCCTGGCCTTCCGAGAGGTGCCCTTCTTGCTGGAGCTGGTGCAGCAGCTGCGGGAGAAGGAGCCGGGCCTCATGCCCCAG GTCCTTCTTGTGGATGGAAACGGGGTGCTCCACCACCGAG GTTTTGGGGTGGCCTGCCACCTTGGCGTCCTTACAGACCTGCCTTGCGTTGGGGTGGCCAAGAAACTTCTGCAGGTGGATGGGCTGGAGAACAACGCCCTGCACAAGGAGAAG ATCCGACTCCTGCAGACTCGAGGAGACTCGTTCCCTCTGCTGGGAGACTCTGGGACTGTCCTGGGAATG GCCCTGAGGAGCCACGACCGCAGCACCAGGCCCCTCTACATCTCCGTGGGccacaagatgagcctggaggcAGCTGTGCGCCTGACTTGCTGCTGCTGCAGGTTCCGGATCCCAGAGCCCGTGCGCCAG GCTGACATCTGCTCCCGAGAGCACATCCGCAAGTCGCTGGGACTCCCCAGGCCACCCACACCGAG GAGCCCGACGCAGAGGCCAGTGGCATGCCCCAGAGGAGACTCTGGAGAGTCCTCAGGGGAGG TACCCAGTCCCCAGAGACAGGCTGACCGCACCGCCCCTGGGGGACGCCGCAGCACAGCCCAGTGCCAGGTGGGGTAG
- the ENDOV gene encoding endonuclease V isoform X1: MAQEAAEWPPEETLSLWKREQARLKARVVDRDTEAWQRDPAFSGLRRVGGVDVSFVKGDSVRACASLVVLSYPELEVVYEESRMVSLTAPYVSGFLAFREVPFLLELVQQLREKEPGLMPQVLLVDGNGVLHHRDPTPADSRRLVPSAGRLWDCPGNGPEEPRPQHQAPLHLRGPQDEPGGSCAPDLLLLQVPDPRARAPGGWAGDAGRQHRRLCFLPPAVQGSPAAQLGSECSDVRTGVPGPRTGHRHLAGELGWPAPGPAVRTVDRRVQGSQEFIPRPCAPCAQPPSLSEPPAPRYRPAWRISDVSSGGEVSCQFPASPSGPRGSS; the protein is encoded by the exons ATGGCCCAGGAGGCGGCGGAATGGCCGCCGGAGGAAACGCTGTCACTGTGGAAACG GGAGCAAGCTCGGCTGAAGGCCCGCGTCGTAGACAGGGACACCGAGGCGTGGCAGCGAGACCCCGCCTTCTCGGGTCTGCGGAGGGTCGGGGGCGTTGACGTGTCCTTCGTGAAAGGGGACAGTGTCCGCGCTTGTGCCTCCCTGGTGGTGCTCAGCTACCCTGAGCTCGAG GTGGTGTACGAGGAGAGCCGCATGGTCAGCCTCACAGCCCCCTACGTGTCGGGCTTCCTGGCCTTCCGAGAGGTGCCCTTCTTGCTGGAGCTGGTGCAGCAGCTGCGGGAGAAGGAGCCGGGCCTCATGCCCCAG GTCCTTCTTGTGGATGGAAACGGGGTGCTCCACCACCGAG ATCCGACTCCTGCAGACTCGAGGAGACTCGTTCCCTCTGCTGGGAGACTCTGGGACTGTCCTGGGAATG GCCCTGAGGAGCCACGACCGCAGCACCAGGCCCCTCTACATCTCCGTGGGccacaagatgagcctggaggcAGCTGTGCGCCTGACTTGCTGCTGCTGCAGGTTCCGGATCCCAGAGCCCGTGCGCCAGGTGGGTGGGCCGGGGATGCGGGGAGGCAGCACAGGCGCCTCTGCTTCCTACCACCTGCTGTTCAGGGCTCGCCAGCAGCTCAGCTGGGGtcagagtgcagtgacgtgaggACAGGGGTTCCTGGGCCAAGGACAGGTCACAGACACCTTGCTGGAGAGCTTGGTTGGCCTGCGCCGGGCCCTGCAGTCAGAACAGTAGACCGGAGGGTGCAGGGCTCCCAAGAGTTCATCCCCAGGCCCTGTGCCCCATGcgctcagcctcccagcctctctgagcctcctgcACCCAGATACAGGCCAGCCTGGAGAATCAGTGATGTTAGCTCCGGTGGTGAGGTGTCCTGCCAATTCCCAGCCAGCCCCTCAGGTCCCAGAGGGAGCAGCTGA
- the ENDOV gene encoding endonuclease V isoform X2: MAQEAAEWPPEETLSLWKREQARLKARVVDRDTEAWQRDPAFSGLRRVGGVDVSFVKGDSVRACASLVVLSYPELEVVYEESRMVSLTAPYVSGFLAFREVPFLLELVQQLREKEPGLMPQVLLVDGNGVLHHRGFGVACHLGVLTDLPCVGVAKKLLQVDGLENNALHKEKIRLLQTRGDSFPLLGDSGTVLGMALRSHDRSTRPLYISVGHKMSLEAAVRLTCCCCRFRIPEPVRQADICSREHIRKSLGLPRPPTPRSPTQRPVACPRGDSGESSGEGRPPQDHSPGPRTAPRPSSQEQEGKDWQ, encoded by the exons ATGGCCCAGGAGGCGGCGGAATGGCCGCCGGAGGAAACGCTGTCACTGTGGAAACG GGAGCAAGCTCGGCTGAAGGCCCGCGTCGTAGACAGGGACACCGAGGCGTGGCAGCGAGACCCCGCCTTCTCGGGTCTGCGGAGGGTCGGGGGCGTTGACGTGTCCTTCGTGAAAGGGGACAGTGTCCGCGCTTGTGCCTCCCTGGTGGTGCTCAGCTACCCTGAGCTCGAG GTGGTGTACGAGGAGAGCCGCATGGTCAGCCTCACAGCCCCCTACGTGTCGGGCTTCCTGGCCTTCCGAGAGGTGCCCTTCTTGCTGGAGCTGGTGCAGCAGCTGCGGGAGAAGGAGCCGGGCCTCATGCCCCAG GTCCTTCTTGTGGATGGAAACGGGGTGCTCCACCACCGAG GTTTTGGGGTGGCCTGCCACCTTGGCGTCCTTACAGACCTGCCTTGCGTTGGGGTGGCCAAGAAACTTCTGCAGGTGGATGGGCTGGAGAACAACGCCCTGCACAAGGAGAAG ATCCGACTCCTGCAGACTCGAGGAGACTCGTTCCCTCTGCTGGGAGACTCTGGGACTGTCCTGGGAATG GCCCTGAGGAGCCACGACCGCAGCACCAGGCCCCTCTACATCTCCGTGGGccacaagatgagcctggaggcAGCTGTGCGCCTGACTTGCTGCTGCTGCAGGTTCCGGATCCCAGAGCCCGTGCGCCAG GCTGACATCTGCTCCCGAGAGCACATCCGCAAGTCGCTGGGACTCCCCAGGCCACCCACACCGAG GAGCCCGACGCAGAGGCCAGTGGCATGCCCCAGAGGAGACTCTGGAGAGTCCTCAGGGGAGGGCCGGCCCCCACAGGACCACAGCCCAGGCCCCAGGACAGCCCCAAGGCCAAGCTCCCAGGAGCAGGAGGGCAAGGACTGGCAGTAG
- the ENDOV gene encoding endonuclease V isoform X5, whose protein sequence is MAQEAAEWPPEETLSLWKREQARLKARVVDRDTEAWQRDPAFSGLRRVGGVDVSFVKGDSVRACASLVVLSYPELEIRLLQTRGDSFPLLGDSGTVLGMALRSHDRSTRPLYISVGHKMSLEAAVRLTCCCCRFRIPEPVRQADICSREHIRKSLGLPRPPTPRSPTQRPVACPRGDSGESSGEGRPPQDHSPGPRTAPRPSSQEQEGKDWQ, encoded by the exons ATGGCCCAGGAGGCGGCGGAATGGCCGCCGGAGGAAACGCTGTCACTGTGGAAACG GGAGCAAGCTCGGCTGAAGGCCCGCGTCGTAGACAGGGACACCGAGGCGTGGCAGCGAGACCCCGCCTTCTCGGGTCTGCGGAGGGTCGGGGGCGTTGACGTGTCCTTCGTGAAAGGGGACAGTGTCCGCGCTTGTGCCTCCCTGGTGGTGCTCAGCTACCCTGAGCTCGAG ATCCGACTCCTGCAGACTCGAGGAGACTCGTTCCCTCTGCTGGGAGACTCTGGGACTGTCCTGGGAATG GCCCTGAGGAGCCACGACCGCAGCACCAGGCCCCTCTACATCTCCGTGGGccacaagatgagcctggaggcAGCTGTGCGCCTGACTTGCTGCTGCTGCAGGTTCCGGATCCCAGAGCCCGTGCGCCAG GCTGACATCTGCTCCCGAGAGCACATCCGCAAGTCGCTGGGACTCCCCAGGCCACCCACACCGAG GAGCCCGACGCAGAGGCCAGTGGCATGCCCCAGAGGAGACTCTGGAGAGTCCTCAGGGGAGGGCCGGCCCCCACAGGACCACAGCCCAGGCCCCAGGACAGCCCCAAGGCCAAGCTCCCAGGAGCAGGAGGGCAAGGACTGGCAGTAG
- the ENDOV gene encoding endonuclease V isoform X3 produces MAQEAAEWPPEETLSLWKREQARLKARVVDRDTEAWQRDPAFSGLRRVGGVDVSFVKGDSVRACASLVVLSYPELEVLLVDGNGVLHHRDPTPADSRRLVPSAGRLWDCPGNGPEEPRPQHQAPLHLRGPQDEPGGSCAPDLLLLQVPDPRARAPGGWAGDAGRQHRRLCFLPPAVQGSPAAQLGSECSDVRTGVPGPRTGHRHLAGELGWPAPGPAVRTVDRRVQGSQEFIPRPCAPCAQPPSLSEPPAPRYRPAWRISDVSSGGEVSCQFPASPSGPRGSS; encoded by the exons ATGGCCCAGGAGGCGGCGGAATGGCCGCCGGAGGAAACGCTGTCACTGTGGAAACG GGAGCAAGCTCGGCTGAAGGCCCGCGTCGTAGACAGGGACACCGAGGCGTGGCAGCGAGACCCCGCCTTCTCGGGTCTGCGGAGGGTCGGGGGCGTTGACGTGTCCTTCGTGAAAGGGGACAGTGTCCGCGCTTGTGCCTCCCTGGTGGTGCTCAGCTACCCTGAGCTCGAG GTCCTTCTTGTGGATGGAAACGGGGTGCTCCACCACCGAG ATCCGACTCCTGCAGACTCGAGGAGACTCGTTCCCTCTGCTGGGAGACTCTGGGACTGTCCTGGGAATG GCCCTGAGGAGCCACGACCGCAGCACCAGGCCCCTCTACATCTCCGTGGGccacaagatgagcctggaggcAGCTGTGCGCCTGACTTGCTGCTGCTGCAGGTTCCGGATCCCAGAGCCCGTGCGCCAGGTGGGTGGGCCGGGGATGCGGGGAGGCAGCACAGGCGCCTCTGCTTCCTACCACCTGCTGTTCAGGGCTCGCCAGCAGCTCAGCTGGGGtcagagtgcagtgacgtgaggACAGGGGTTCCTGGGCCAAGGACAGGTCACAGACACCTTGCTGGAGAGCTTGGTTGGCCTGCGCCGGGCCCTGCAGTCAGAACAGTAGACCGGAGGGTGCAGGGCTCCCAAGAGTTCATCCCCAGGCCCTGTGCCCCATGcgctcagcctcccagcctctctgagcctcctgcACCCAGATACAGGCCAGCCTGGAGAATCAGTGATGTTAGCTCCGGTGGTGAGGTGTCCTGCCAATTCCCAGCCAGCCCCTCAGGTCCCAGAGGGAGCAGCTGA
- the ENDOV gene encoding endonuclease V isoform X4 yields the protein MAQEAAEWPPEETLSLWKREQARLKARVVDRDTEAWQRDPAFSGLRRVGGVDVSFVKGDSVRACASLVVLSYPELEVLLVDGNGVLHHRGFGVACHLGVLTDLPCVGVAKKLLQVDGLENNALHKEKIRLLQTRGDSFPLLGDSGTVLGMALRSHDRSTRPLYISVGHKMSLEAAVRLTCCCCRFRIPEPVRQADICSREHIRKSLGLPRPPTPRSPTQRPVACPRGDSGESSGEGRPPQDHSPGPRTAPRPSSQEQEGKDWQ from the exons ATGGCCCAGGAGGCGGCGGAATGGCCGCCGGAGGAAACGCTGTCACTGTGGAAACG GGAGCAAGCTCGGCTGAAGGCCCGCGTCGTAGACAGGGACACCGAGGCGTGGCAGCGAGACCCCGCCTTCTCGGGTCTGCGGAGGGTCGGGGGCGTTGACGTGTCCTTCGTGAAAGGGGACAGTGTCCGCGCTTGTGCCTCCCTGGTGGTGCTCAGCTACCCTGAGCTCGAG GTCCTTCTTGTGGATGGAAACGGGGTGCTCCACCACCGAG GTTTTGGGGTGGCCTGCCACCTTGGCGTCCTTACAGACCTGCCTTGCGTTGGGGTGGCCAAGAAACTTCTGCAGGTGGATGGGCTGGAGAACAACGCCCTGCACAAGGAGAAG ATCCGACTCCTGCAGACTCGAGGAGACTCGTTCCCTCTGCTGGGAGACTCTGGGACTGTCCTGGGAATG GCCCTGAGGAGCCACGACCGCAGCACCAGGCCCCTCTACATCTCCGTGGGccacaagatgagcctggaggcAGCTGTGCGCCTGACTTGCTGCTGCTGCAGGTTCCGGATCCCAGAGCCCGTGCGCCAG GCTGACATCTGCTCCCGAGAGCACATCCGCAAGTCGCTGGGACTCCCCAGGCCACCCACACCGAG GAGCCCGACGCAGAGGCCAGTGGCATGCCCCAGAGGAGACTCTGGAGAGTCCTCAGGGGAGGGCCGGCCCCCACAGGACCACAGCCCAGGCCCCAGGACAGCCCCAAGGCCAAGCTCCCAGGAGCAGGAGGGCAAGGACTGGCAGTAG